TTTTGTCCAGAAATAGTAGTTAACTCTTCAACAGCGTAATCTACTAATTTCTTGTCTGCAATAGCAGCACCTACACCTTTAGAGATCACAATTTTCTCTAATTTAGGTACTTGCATAATATTGCTATATCCGTACTCTTCAATTAAGGCAGCCTTAATTCTGTCAGTGTACTCTTGTTTAAGTCTTGGAATATAACTCATATTAAATAGCTTTTTCTGATTTTTTAGAAATACGCACTTTTTTACCATCTTCTACTTTATAACCAACTTTAGTAATGTTTCCATTCTCTAAAATTGCTAAATTAGAAATAGGTAAAGCAGCTTCTTTCTTTACAATTCCACCTTGAGGGTTTTGAGCGCTTGGTTTAGTGTGCTTAGAAACTAAGTTTACACCTTCAACAATTGCTTTGTTTTTATCAGTAATAATTTTTACTACTTTCCCTTCTTTCCCTTTATGATCTCCAGCAATAACTCTTACTGTATCTCCTGATTTTATTTTAATCTTTGCCATTGTTTTACAAATATTAAAGCACCTCAGGTGCTAATGATACAATTTTCATGAATTGCTTATCACGAAGTTCTCTTGCCACAGGTCCAAATACACGTGTTCCAGACATTTCTCCAGTCGCATTTAACAACACACATGCGTTGTCGTCAAAACGAATGTAAGAACCATCTTTTCTTCTTACTTCTTTAGAAGTACGAACAACAACAGCTTTAAATACTTGACCTTTTTTAGCGTTACCATTTGGAGTTGATGACTTTACAGTTACAACAATTTTATCTCCAATTGAAGCATAACGCTTTCCTGTTCCTCCTAAAACACGGATCACTAAGACCTCTTTAGCTCCAGTGTTATCTGCTACGTTTAATCTTGATTCTGTTTGTAACATACTATTTAGCTCTTTCTAGGATTTCTACTAATCTCCAACGTTTAGATTTACTTAAAGGTCTTGTTTCCATGATTCTTACAGTATCTCCAATGTTGCAGTCGTTTTGCTCATCGTGTGCAACGTATTTCTTCGTATTTAATACGAACTTTCCATACATTGGGTGTTTCACTTTTTTTACCTCAGCAACAACAATAGATTTGTCCATTTTGTTACTAGATACAACACCAATTCTTTCTTTTCTAAGATTTCTATTTTCCATCTTGTAAAAATACTTATTGTCTGTTAGTTAACTCAGTAGCTACTCTTGCTACAGTTTTTCTAAGCGCTCTCAACTCTAAAGGATTCTCTAATGGAGAAATAGCATGAGCCATCTTAAGATCAGTATAGTTCTTTTTAAGAGAATCTAATTTCTCTTGTAAGTCTGCAACTGACAATTCTTTAATTTCTGATTGTTTCATTTCTCTTAGATATTAAGCGTTATCATAATCTCTCGCAACAACGAACTTAGTTTTAACTGGCATTTTTTGAGCTGCTAAGCGTAATGCTTCTTTAGCAACATCGAAAGATACTCCTCCGATTTCAAACAATATTCTACCAGGTTTAACTACCGCTACGAAATATTCAGGAGCACCTTTACCCTTACCCATACGAACCTCTAAAGGCTTCTTTGTAATAGGTTTATCCGGGAAGATTTTGATCCATAACTGACCTTCTCTTTTCATATAACGTGTCGCAGCAATACGACCTGCTTCTATTTGTCTAGAGGTAATTAAGGCTTGTTCTAAAGATTTGATCCCGAACATTCCAAAAGCTAACTGATTCCCTCTTTGAGAATCACCGCTCATATTACCTTTACCTTTCTGTACCT
Above is a genomic segment from Wenyingzhuangia fucanilytica containing:
- the rplX gene encoding 50S ribosomal protein L24, yielding MAKIKIKSGDTVRVIAGDHKGKEGKVVKIITDKNKAIVEGVNLVSKHTKPSAQNPQGGIVKKEAALPISNLAILENGNITKVGYKVEDGKKVRISKKSEKAI
- the rplN gene encoding 50S ribosomal protein L14; the encoded protein is MLQTESRLNVADNTGAKEVLVIRVLGGTGKRYASIGDKIVVTVKSSTPNGNAKKGQVFKAVVVRTSKEVRRKDGSYIRFDDNACVLLNATGEMSGTRVFGPVARELRDKQFMKIVSLAPEVL
- the rplP gene encoding 50S ribosomal protein L16, which produces MLQPKRVKYRKVQKGKGNMSGDSQRGNQLAFGMFGIKSLEQALITSRQIEAGRIAATRYMKREGQLWIKIFPDKPITKKPLEVRMGKGKGAPEYFVAVVKPGRILFEIGGVSFDVAKEALRLAAQKMPVKTKFVVARDYDNA
- the rpsQ gene encoding 30S ribosomal protein S17; this encodes MENRNLRKERIGVVSSNKMDKSIVVAEVKKVKHPMYGKFVLNTKKYVAHDEQNDCNIGDTVRIMETRPLSKSKRWRLVEILERAK
- the rpmC gene encoding 50S ribosomal protein L29, encoding MKQSEIKELSVADLQEKLDSLKKNYTDLKMAHAISPLENPLELRALRKTVARVATELTNRQ